From Streptomyces sp. NBC_00370, a single genomic window includes:
- a CDS encoding class I SAM-dependent methyltransferase, producing the protein MSTADLPRYPAQWLDLRERADAAARAVELLDPLRHYLAGAPRPAGGWVIRDLGCGTGSLARWLAPRLTGPQHWILHDHDPDLLALAATRMPATAADGSRITAETQQGDIAGLTAADLAGTSLVTASALLDLLTKDEVGELAGACAVARCPALLALSVTGRVELTPADPLDAGIGDAFNAHQRRSEHGRALLGPDAVTAAGEAFTLRDATVRVRPSPWRLGAAEFALTARWLEGWTGAALDQRPDLAPQLDDYLRRRQATCSAGALAAVVHHSDLLALPRRTGGGL; encoded by the coding sequence GTGAGCACGGCCGATCTGCCCCGCTACCCCGCGCAGTGGCTCGACCTGCGGGAGCGGGCCGACGCCGCGGCCCGCGCCGTCGAGCTCCTCGACCCGCTGCGCCACTACCTCGCGGGCGCGCCGCGCCCGGCCGGGGGATGGGTGATCCGCGATCTGGGCTGCGGCACCGGATCCCTGGCACGCTGGCTCGCACCCCGGCTGACCGGACCCCAGCACTGGATCCTGCACGACCACGACCCGGATCTGCTGGCCCTGGCCGCCACCCGGATGCCGGCGACGGCCGCCGACGGCAGCAGGATCACGGCCGAGACCCAGCAGGGCGACATCGCCGGCCTGACCGCAGCCGACCTCGCCGGCACTTCACTGGTGACCGCCTCGGCGCTGCTCGACCTGCTCACCAAGGACGAGGTCGGCGAACTGGCCGGGGCCTGCGCCGTCGCCCGGTGCCCGGCGCTGCTGGCGCTCTCCGTGACAGGACGTGTCGAACTCACCCCGGCCGACCCGCTGGACGCCGGGATCGGCGACGCGTTCAACGCCCATCAGCGGCGCAGCGAGCACGGCCGCGCGCTGCTCGGTCCTGACGCGGTCACGGCCGCCGGTGAGGCGTTCACGCTGCGCGACGCGACCGTACGCGTCCGCCCCAGCCCCTGGCGGCTCGGCGCGGCCGAGTTCGCGCTGACGGCACGCTGGCTGGAGGGCTGGACCGGCGCCGCCCTGGACCAGCGCCCGGATCTCGCACCGCAGCTCGACGACTATCTGCGGCGCCGTCAGGCGACCTGCTCCGCAGGCGCGTTGGCTGCTGTGGTGCACCACAGCGACCTGCTGGCACTGCCCCGGCGGACGGGCGGCGGCCTGTGA